Within the Arachis duranensis cultivar V14167 chromosome 10, aradu.V14167.gnm2.J7QH, whole genome shotgun sequence genome, the region TTCTAATCATAaacaatttcttttttatatcaATGATAGTTatgagtttttcaaaaaaaaatcacaaatataTCTATAGCAATGTTATGTGATGCACTTATATTTACATGTATttacacataaaaaatatataatctagtattatatttattaaaatttgtataagtagatcaatataatttttatttattaaaaacaatTTAATATATGTACTTGCCAAAtgataataactaaaattactaaaaagtgCTGCACCTAGAAATTTTATAAACCTTTGTGAACATTCAATTACaatatagtataaaaatattaccGCGCGAGTAAACCTCATTGACTTGAGATCGTTGAAATCAATTGGTTCGTCTGGTTTTTTCCTTTGTCTAATGGCCAAATGCTCTCCCTGAAAAACCAGAAATTTCATCAGTGTCACAAAGTAAaagtaaatgaaataaaatgaataatgaaactgcaaattatttattattattatggagACTGACTCTGAGTTCTTCAAGTGCTTTGGGATGGTCCTGAAGATACTTCACTGTCATCATTGAAGTGGCTGAAACAGTTTCATAACCAGAATACATAACTGCAATCAGTAGATCAATGATTTCTTCATCGCTTAGTTTCTGTCTACTTTCATCATCATTTCCCATTAATACTCCAAGCATGTCTCTGTGTGTTTCTTGGGATTTTCTTCTTTCCTCCATTACCTCACGCAGAATGCTCACAAGAGCTTTCCTTGCCTGCAACAAAGTCTTCGTTACTTATAATTATTTAGggcaaaattattttttgttcttaaagtttcgcaaaaaattttagaaatattcataagttttattttgttttaattttggctcaaaaattttttatttgcatcaaatatattctttacagttaaatttttaaaaaatttaggacTAATCCAACAATAACGCACTCATGATAATTATCTCTGATTTGCTTGTATGGATGGTTGTTCTTGTAAAATTGTTACTCAATTGgtcctaaattttttaaaaaattaaccgtCTACGATATATTTAATGAAAATCGAAAACGtttgagacaaaattaaaacaaaaaaacttaaaagtattttaaaaatttttagcaaattttaataataaaaatatatttatccaataatttatttagaaaaagagctcaatataataaaatagaaccTATTTTCGTaccgaagaaaaaaaaaaactcaaagaaaggagtaacaaaataaaaagataggCAAAGATCAAACCTGACATCCGCCACGATACTTCGTCCTTGGAAGGTCAATAGGGAGAGAAATGGTTCCTGCCACCATTTTAAAGTACTCCGGCATGATTGAATCTGATATTCTGCTTGATTCCATGCTTACAACCATCTTGAGTGATAAAAGGAATGTCATCTGTCCATAAAAGTTTGAGAATGAATTTATATAGTAAAAAATGTTCAGCCAATATTgcttacaattttttttaataagaataagagtttaattttggcGTGCAATTACATCTATGTTTTTGAATGACAATAATTTAtgtattcaataaaaatataattatttttatttatgtgacATTATGTAATTAGATACACATGTAAAACTACTTTTGtaccaaaattaaattctaagaataatagtgataataataataataataataatagaaggCAACCTCTTTGGTTTTGCGTTGAATGTCGAggacttgattgtcccaatTGCTAAGGTGGGATCTCATGAAGTGATCAATTTTTGTCAAAAGCTGATCTCTGACCATGGTGGAACCAATAATGGAAAGCAAGGCACCTCTCAAGTACTTGTGAGTGGAGCCATGAACGGCTGCAATGTTGCAGTTTCCCAAGATGTCTACCATGGATTTAGGGTATCCTGGAACAATCCCTTTTGATTCATTCATTAGAATGTATCTATTGAGCTCTTCATCCATTGATATAATTGTAGGAGATCCCAATATGTGTGATTTGAAAAAACTGCCATACCTGCCATTCATTATTCACAACcaaaataataagaacaaaaaaattggttaatagaagataaaaatgatcaaaagtaaaCCATGGGGTAAAAAGCACATGCATGAAAAGTGGTTTACTTCACACCCCAAGTAGAGACAGTAGAGTGTGTTTGGCAATGTTTTTCTTTAGTCTCTCATTTATAGTTGATAACTTTTGATTAGTTCAAAAAACTTCATCAAAGTAATAAACCCTGCTTTCCAGTACTTTGGACAccaataaaaataaggaaaagtatagggtaccaacatattattcgtcaacttctgccaactcttatttatatttgtgtttcttggaagtgtgttcgtagatgtgtctaataattaatatattttaaatacatatataaagagacacatctaaaaaatatatctataaagacacttcaattaaacacagttataaaaaagacatttttgttAGACACATCCACGAACACACTTCCataaaacacaattataaataagagttggcagaagttggcagataTGCTGTTGATAACGTAGCGAAACCGTAAAAATAAACATGAAACAAGCTAACCCAACTAAATTCAAACAAtacaacaaaatttatttttattaaaaagtttttaatagcaataacataataatagtcgtatatcttatttaatttatgtttttgcagtaattatatatttattgttattattatatattataatgacaataataaattttttgtggccattaaaaaattttttattggcaATTGTTATTAAAATCTTTTAGCATCAAAGCATAAAATGTCTAATATTAGAGGTAGCAAATGGGCTAATCGTCTGTAGTGAGACGGTCCCAAATTTCTCCTTTGTCCCGCCTATGCCTAACGGCGGATTGACGGGCTAAGCTCGccgattttcttttttttttagttgattttttattaataaactattaaatactaaacaatatatataattttacaaccattttaataatttataatttttaaagagataaaaaattataatttttaaattcaccaatattaaagtttttataattctaaatatataatagacataatcattaaccaaattttttgaaaca harbors:
- the LOC107471377 gene encoding cytochrome P450 85A-like isoform X1, producing the protein MAFTFIAIVGGVLFLFCFFSALLRWNEVRYVKKNKGLPPGTMGWPLFGETSEFLKQGPNFMKNKRARYGSFFKSHILGSPTIISMDEELNRYILMNESKGIVPGYPKSMVDILGNCNIAAVHGSTHKYLRGALLSIIGSTMVRDQLLTKIDHFMRSHLSNWDNQVLDIQRKTKEMTFLLSLKMVVSMESSRISDSIMPEYFKMVAGTISLPIDLPRTKYRGGCQARKALVSILREVMEERRKSQETHRDMLGVLMGNDDESRQKLSDEEIIDLLIAVMYSGYETVSATSMMTVKYLQDHPKALEELRGEHLAIRQRKKPDEPIDFNDLKSMRFTRAVIFETARLASIVNGVLRKTIQDLELNGYLIPKGWKIYVFIREINYDPCLYPEPLKFNPWRWLQDQSLESKNHFLVFGRGTRLCPGKDLGIAEISTFLHYLVTRYRWEAAGDDKLVKFPRVSAPNGLHIRVSSY